In Pseudomonas glycinae, the DNA window GGATCGCAAGCAGCTTATTCATCGCTGCTCAGGTGGTGCTCGCCCCAACGTGGCAGCATGTCCTGGGGGATGCCCAGCAGATTGAGAATCCGTGCCACCACGAAATCGATCAGGTCATCGATGGTCTGCGGCTGGTGATAGAAACCCGGCGAGGCCGGCAGGATGGTCACGCCCATGTTCGACAGCTTGAGCATGTGTTCCAGGTGAATGCTCGAATACGGCGCTTCGCGCGGTACCAGAATCAACTGGCGACGTTCCTTCAACGTCACGTCCGCCGCCCGTTCGATCAGGTTGTTGCAGGCGCCGGTGGCAATGGCCGACAAGGTGCCGGTCGAGCACGGCACCACCACCATGGCGGCCGTGGCGCCGGAACCCGAGGCCACCGGTGACATCCAGTCTTCCTTGCCGTACACGCGGATCTGCCCGGCGGCCGCGCCGGTGTATTCGGTGAGGAACGCCTGCATCATTTGCGGCTTGGCCGGCAGCGACACGTCGGTCTCGGTGGCCATTACCAGTTGCGCGGCCTTGGAGATCAGGAAATGCACCTCACGATCCTCGCGCACCAGGCAATCCAACAGGCGCAAGCCGTACTGGGCGCCGGACGCGCCGGTCATCGCCAGCGTGATGCGTTCGGGGCCGTTGCTCTGCAAACGAGTGTTCATTTCAGCGCCTCGGCGAGTTTGCCGTGCAGGCCGCCGAAGCCGCCGTTGCTCATAATCACCACGTGAGTGCCGGGCTGAGCCTGGCTCTTCACGCGCTCAATGATGCCTTCCAGCGAATCGCTGACGATCGACGGCACGGTGCACAACGCGGCGGTGCCTGCCAGATCCCAGCCGAGGTTGGCCGGGGCGTACCAGATCACCTGATCGGCATCGACCACGCTGTCCGGCAGACCGTCACGGTGCGCGCCGAGCTTCATCGAGTTGGAGCGCGGCTCGATGATCGCGATCAGCGGCGCATCGCCGATACGTTTGCGCAGGCCATCAAGGGTGGTGGCAATCGCGGTCGGGTGGTGGGCGAAGTCATCGTAGATGGTGATTCCCCGTACTTCCGCGACTTTTTCCATCCGGCGTTTGACGCTTTTGAACGCGCTCAATCCGGCAATGCCCATCGACGGCACAACGCCGACGTGACGCGCGGCGGCCAGTGTGGCCAAGGCGTTGGCAACGTTGTGCTGACCGGTCAATTCCCACTCGACCACGCCTTGGGACACGCCTTCGAACATCACTTCAAACGCCGAGCCGTCGTCTTTCAGCAACTTGACCTGCCACTGACCGCCAGCCCCGGTGGTTTGCACCGGGGTCCAGCAGCCCATCTCGATCACACGTTGCAAGGCGGGTTCGGTAGTCGGGTGGATCACCAGGCCTTCGCTCGGAATGGTCCGCACCAAGTGATGGAACTGCCGCTCGATGGCCGGCAGATCAGGGAAGATGTCGGCGTGATCGAACTCAAGGTTGTTGAGGATCGCGGTGCGCGGACGGTAGTGGACAAACTTCGAACGCTTGTCGAAGAACGCGCTGTCGTATTCGTCTGCCTCGATCACGAAGAACGGCGTGCCGCCCAGACGGGCCGACACCGAGAAATTCTGCGGCACGCCGCCGATCAGGAAGCCCGGGCTCATGCCGGCGTGTTCCAGTACCCAGGCGAGCATGCTGCTGGTGGTGGTCTTGCCGTGCGTACCGGCAACCGCCAGCACCCAGCGACCTTGCAGCACATGGTCGGCCAGCCATTGGGGGCCCGACACGTACGGCAGGCCTTTGTTCAGCACATATTCCACCGCCGGGTTGCCGCGGGACATGGCGTTGCCGATCACCACCAGATCCGGTGCCGGATCAAGCTGCGCCGGGTCGTAACCCTGGGTCAACTGAATGCCCTGGGCTTCGAGCTGGGTGCTCATCGGCGGATAGACGTTGGCGTCGGAGCCAGTCACGTGATGGCCCAGCTCTTTGGCCAGAACCGCCATCGAGCCCATGAAAGTCCCGCAGATACCCAGAATATGAATGTGCATAGTCGACCTCGTAAAACATGGCCGCAGGTTAGCGCAGGGAGGGGAAAATCGCACTCTTTAGCTGATTGAGGGAGGAGGCCTTGATCGTTCCCACGCTCCGCGTGGGAATGCAGCGCAGGACGCTCTGCGTCCAAAAGCGGACGCGGAGCGTCCGGGGAGGCGTTCCCACGCAGAGCATGGGAACGATCGGCAGGAGTATTCAGGCGGTTCGGGCGATCCCGTGCTTGCGCAACTTTCTATAAAGCGTATTGCGACTGACGCCCAGTTGCTGCGCCGTATGGGTCATATGCCAACGCGTATGTTCCAGCGCATTGAGCAACGCCTGCCGCTCGGCATCTTCCAGCGGCTGCCCGGACGACGCTTCATCGGTTTTGACCAACAGTGGCTGCACCTGCCGAAACATCGCCGGCAGATCCTCCAGTGCGATCCGGCCTTCATCGCACAACGCCGCCAGCGTGCGCAGCACATTGCGCATCTGCCGCACGTTGCCCGGCCAGTTGAAACCCAGCAACGCCTGGCGCGCCGGCTCGTCGATCAGGATCGTTTCCCCGCCCGCCTCTTCGGCCAGCAGAAAATCCAGCAGCTGGGACTTGTCACTGCGCTCGCGCAACGGCGGCAACGCCACTTCCAGCCCGTTGAGCCGGTAGTAAAGGTCTTCCCGAAAACTGCCATCACCAACCCGTTCCAGCAGATTGCGGTGGGTGGCACTGATGATCCGCACGTTGACCGCTTCCGGCTCGCCGCCGATCGGCACCACTTGCCGGTCTTCCAGCACTCGCAGCAGTCGGGTCTGCAGAGCCAGCGGCATGTCACCGATTTCATCGAGGAACAGCGTGCCGCCATCGGCCTGCTGCAACTTGCCGCGCATACCGTCCTTGCGCGCGCCGGTGAAGCTGCCGCCGCGATAGCCAAACAATTCGCTTTCGATCAGGCTTTCGGGAATCGCCGCGCAGTTGAGGGCAACGAAGGCTTTGCCGGCACGTTGACTGGCGTTATGCACAGCCTTGGCGAACGCTTCCTTGCCGGAGCCGGTTTCACCATTGATCAGCAGCGGAACGTCACGCTCGAACACCCGCA includes these proteins:
- the ubiX gene encoding flavin prenyltransferase UbiX: MNTRLQSNGPERITLAMTGASGAQYGLRLLDCLVREDREVHFLISKAAQLVMATETDVSLPAKPQMMQAFLTEYTGAAAGQIRVYGKEDWMSPVASGSGATAAMVVVPCSTGTLSAIATGACNNLIERAADVTLKERRQLILVPREAPYSSIHLEHMLKLSNMGVTILPASPGFYHQPQTIDDLIDFVVARILNLLGIPQDMLPRWGEHHLSSDE
- the mpl gene encoding UDP-N-acetylmuramate:L-alanyl-gamma-D-glutamyl-meso-diaminopimelate ligase translates to MHIHILGICGTFMGSMAVLAKELGHHVTGSDANVYPPMSTQLEAQGIQLTQGYDPAQLDPAPDLVVIGNAMSRGNPAVEYVLNKGLPYVSGPQWLADHVLQGRWVLAVAGTHGKTTTSSMLAWVLEHAGMSPGFLIGGVPQNFSVSARLGGTPFFVIEADEYDSAFFDKRSKFVHYRPRTAILNNLEFDHADIFPDLPAIERQFHHLVRTIPSEGLVIHPTTEPALQRVIEMGCWTPVQTTGAGGQWQVKLLKDDGSAFEVMFEGVSQGVVEWELTGQHNVANALATLAAARHVGVVPSMGIAGLSAFKSVKRRMEKVAEVRGITIYDDFAHHPTAIATTLDGLRKRIGDAPLIAIIEPRSNSMKLGAHRDGLPDSVVDADQVIWYAPANLGWDLAGTAALCTVPSIVSDSLEGIIERVKSQAQPGTHVVIMSNGGFGGLHGKLAEALK